The Solibacillus sp. FSL W7-1436 genome window below encodes:
- a CDS encoding cyclodeaminase: MLKVFLEDEIRNVIKVDTRAIEEIEKGFTAYSDGKVQVPPILRLDFPNVQGEIDVKTAVIEDLDSFALKVSSGFFDNHKLNLPSLSGLMMLFSSQTGMLKTIFLDNGYLTDVRTGIAGAIAAKYLAKQQISSVGVIGTGVQARYQVEALSLVRDFDTVNVFGRNERAAKKYAEDISATLGKQVIVHQDIESVVKNSDIVITTTPATVPLIKSEWLHPGVHITAVGSDAEHKQELEPEVFSKADLVACDIREQCVRLGELHHANEHLTDFDLHSVVELGDIISEKTEGRVSDEQITVCDLTGTGIQDTAIARLAFKLLENSKEKVK, translated from the coding sequence ATGTTGAAAGTATTCTTAGAGGATGAAATAAGAAACGTGATCAAAGTAGATACGAGAGCAATTGAAGAAATCGAAAAAGGGTTTACTGCCTATTCAGATGGAAAAGTGCAAGTACCGCCGATTTTAAGACTCGATTTTCCGAATGTACAAGGTGAAATCGATGTGAAAACAGCGGTGATTGAAGATTTGGATTCTTTTGCCCTAAAAGTTTCTTCAGGATTTTTCGATAATCACAAATTAAATTTACCAAGTCTAAGTGGATTAATGATGTTGTTCAGTTCTCAAACAGGAATGCTAAAAACAATTTTCCTGGACAATGGTTATTTAACGGATGTGAGGACAGGAATCGCAGGAGCAATAGCTGCAAAATATTTGGCAAAACAACAAATTAGCAGTGTAGGCGTAATAGGAACTGGTGTACAGGCCAGATATCAGGTTGAAGCCCTGAGTTTAGTTAGAGATTTCGATACGGTAAATGTTTTTGGCAGAAATGAACGTGCTGCAAAGAAATATGCAGAAGATATTTCCGCCACATTAGGCAAGCAGGTGATAGTTCACCAAGATATTGAATCAGTTGTAAAAAACAGTGATATCGTCATTACGACAACGCCAGCTACTGTTCCGCTTATCAAATCTGAATGGTTACACCCAGGTGTTCATATTACTGCTGTAGGATCAGATGCAGAACATAAGCAGGAATTGGAACCCGAAGTATTTTCAAAGGCAGATTTAGTAGCCTGTGATATTCGGGAGCAGTGCGTACGTCTTGGAGAATTACACCATGCAAATGAACACCTGACAGATTTTGATTTGCACAGTGTAGTCGAATTAGGAGATATCATTTCTGAAAAAACTGAAGGAAGAGTATCTGATGAACAGATTACAGTTTGTGACTTAACAGGTACAGGAATTCAAGATACAGCAATAGCCCGGTTAGCTTTTAAATTATTGGAAAATTCAAAAGAAAAAGTAAAGTGA
- a CDS encoding M20 metallopeptidase family protein yields the protein MIILNNNVLSKVESLSNQIIEWRRELHKHPELSFQEYNSARFIANQLSTIKNVKVEVGVGLPTAVIGTLSKGIGPTIAIRADIDALPIQEENTHSYTSETAGVMHACGHDAHTAIAIGVATIMSELFEELDLNGTVKFIFQPAEETVDEFGKTGSPYLIESGILADVDCVLALHMNPEKEVGTVLVHDGYSMANVDVFEATISGTGGHGAYPHLTIDPISLLGQVIQSINQIVSRKVSPLDAAVISICEIKAGSASNIIPKEAYLSGTLRSYKPEVRKEIIEHLYNSFELTRLFGGDYELKIIEGEPALFNNVEVNAVIRDSIKEALPNMVIENIPFGLGGEDFSHMVNKVPGAMIFLGCAINDDVKRELHTPIFDIDEKALSLGVTIFCHTLLKYFTSNALLPTKTALEKIEN from the coding sequence ATGATCATTTTGAATAACAATGTCCTTTCTAAAGTGGAAAGTCTAAGTAATCAAATCATTGAATGGCGCCGGGAACTTCACAAACATCCGGAGTTAAGCTTTCAAGAATACAACTCAGCAAGGTTTATTGCAAACCAGCTTTCAACAATCAAAAATGTGAAAGTAGAGGTTGGAGTAGGGCTGCCCACAGCTGTAATTGGTACTTTATCGAAAGGAATTGGTCCAACCATCGCGATTAGAGCGGATATTGATGCCTTGCCGATCCAGGAAGAAAATACCCATTCCTATACTTCAGAAACCGCGGGAGTCATGCATGCCTGTGGACATGATGCCCATACAGCCATTGCAATAGGTGTCGCAACGATTATGAGTGAACTATTCGAAGAGCTGGATCTAAATGGGACTGTCAAATTTATTTTTCAGCCGGCTGAAGAAACGGTTGATGAATTCGGGAAAACAGGCTCCCCTTATCTAATAGAATCCGGTATTTTAGCGGATGTGGATTGTGTATTGGCATTGCATATGAACCCTGAAAAAGAAGTCGGTACGGTCTTAGTTCATGACGGTTACAGTATGGCAAATGTCGATGTATTTGAAGCAACGATATCCGGTACAGGAGGTCATGGAGCTTACCCGCATTTAACGATTGATCCCATCTCTTTGCTTGGACAAGTGATTCAGTCCATCAATCAAATTGTATCCCGAAAAGTGTCACCATTAGATGCGGCAGTCATCAGTATTTGTGAAATTAAAGCCGGGTCGGCAAGTAATATCATACCAAAAGAGGCCTATTTATCAGGTACGTTAAGAAGTTACAAGCCGGAAGTCAGAAAAGAAATAATAGAGCATCTGTATAATTCATTTGAACTTACGCGCCTCTTCGGTGGAGATTACGAACTGAAGATTATAGAAGGAGAGCCTGCCCTGTTTAATAACGTGGAAGTTAATGCAGTCATTAGAGATTCCATAAAAGAAGCACTTCCAAACATGGTCATTGAAAATATTCCTTTTGGTTTAGGTGGAGAAGATTTCTCTCATATGGTAAATAAAGTACCAGGCGCAATGATCTTCTTAGGTTGTGCAATAAACGATGATGTAAAAAGAGAACTTCATACACCGATTTTTGACATTGATGAAAAAGCATTGTCACTTGGGGTAACAATTTTCTGTCATACTTTATTAAAGTATTTTACAAGCAATGCGTTATTACCAACTAAAACCGCATTAGAGAAAATTGAAAATTAG
- a CDS encoding aldehyde dehydrogenase family protein, with protein MINTYENKKMLVAGNWVEREKTIKVFNPENQELIATVPSASKEDVALAIEEGIKGAEIARKLSTNERMTILNNVVKWIEENQDLFLTTLVNESSKTIREAKKEVKRCIETIKISAEEARRIHGKTIPFDQMEGNENRLGYYMKVPVGLIVAITPFNDPLNLVAHKLGPAIASGNAIILKPSSETPLSALLLARAFKESGLPNEMLSVITGSSREIGEVLVTHEAIRMITFTGGYEAGEDIFSKAKVKKISMELGSNSPCIVLKDADFNLAVNSIVSGGFWAAGQNCLGVQRVYIEEDIFDKFKHELVLKTSFMKVGSKLEETSDMGPLINEKEAIRVERLVESAKECGAECLIGGKRNGTYYLPTVLTNVPPDHEIVTQEIFGPVVIIEPIINLEEGIEKANNVSYGLQAGIFTKNIENAFHAVNTLNYGGVMVNDSSDFRIDAMPFGGMKKSGIGREGVPFTIEEMTETRVVCFKI; from the coding sequence TTGATAAATACTTATGAGAACAAAAAGATGCTCGTGGCGGGAAATTGGGTAGAACGTGAGAAAACAATTAAAGTATTTAACCCTGAAAATCAGGAGTTGATTGCAACAGTTCCATCAGCAAGTAAAGAAGATGTGGCTCTGGCAATTGAGGAAGGGATAAAAGGGGCAGAAATTGCAAGGAAATTGTCTACTAACGAAAGAATGACGATTTTAAATAATGTCGTGAAATGGATTGAGGAAAACCAAGATCTGTTTCTAACAACATTGGTGAATGAAAGCAGCAAAACGATTAGAGAAGCTAAAAAAGAAGTAAAACGATGCATTGAAACAATTAAAATCAGTGCGGAAGAAGCAAGAAGAATTCACGGTAAAACAATCCCTTTTGATCAAATGGAAGGGAATGAAAATCGATTAGGATATTATATGAAAGTTCCCGTTGGATTAATCGTTGCGATTACTCCGTTTAACGACCCATTAAATCTGGTTGCTCATAAGCTGGGTCCTGCGATTGCAAGCGGGAATGCAATTATTTTAAAACCTTCCAGTGAAACACCTCTTAGTGCCCTTTTACTTGCCAGAGCGTTTAAAGAAAGCGGATTGCCAAATGAAATGTTATCCGTCATTACAGGATCTTCCAGAGAAATCGGTGAAGTGCTGGTCACACATGAAGCCATTAGAATGATTACCTTTACGGGCGGTTATGAAGCAGGCGAGGATATTTTTTCTAAAGCAAAAGTGAAAAAAATCAGCATGGAATTGGGATCCAATTCACCTTGTATTGTTTTAAAGGATGCTGATTTTAATTTAGCTGTAAACTCAATTGTATCGGGAGGTTTTTGGGCAGCAGGTCAAAACTGTCTAGGAGTTCAGCGGGTTTACATTGAAGAAGACATTTTTGATAAATTCAAACATGAATTAGTTTTAAAAACAAGTTTTATGAAAGTCGGATCCAAATTAGAGGAAACTTCTGATATGGGACCTCTTATTAATGAGAAAGAAGCAATTCGTGTGGAACGTTTAGTTGAAAGCGCAAAGGAATGCGGCGCTGAATGTCTAATTGGGGGGAAACGTAACGGAACGTATTATTTGCCTACAGTGTTGACGAATGTTCCTCCTGACCATGAAATCGTTACTCAAGAAATTTTTGGGCCAGTAGTAATTATTGAACCAATCATTAACTTAGAGGAAGGAATTGAAAAAGCGAATAATGTTTCTTATGGTCTTCAAGCAGGGATTTTCACTAAAAATATTGAGAATGCCTTTCATGCGGTGAACACCCTTAATTACGGTGGTGTGATGGTCAATGACAGCAGCGACTTCAGAATCGATGCAATGCCATTTGGCGGAATGAAGAAATCCGGAATAGGGAGAGAAGGGGTTCCTTTCACTATTGAAGAAATGACTGAAACTAGAGTAGTTTGCTTTAAAATTTAA
- the ehuB gene encoding ectoine/hydroxyectoine ABC transporter substrate-binding protein EhuB produces the protein MIKNVKYILVGLMVLFLAACGNEAEGSGDKLAQLQEKGVVKIGFANEIPYAYEENGEIKGANVEIAKAVFKELGIEKFDASLSDFSQLIPSIQAKQFDIVTAGMAIKPDRCEKVLFSEPEMKYGEGLIVNKGNPLNLQSYKDIAANPKVKVVVMEGATEIGFLQQEGVDPSQILIVPDISATFSALLSGRADATTGTEMTVKLAWKSLNNDKLEFVETFEQPDVEGVPSYGGSVFNLADETLRDAYNEKLAELKENGTVAKILEDNGFSEISNMAEDVTTEQICNPS, from the coding sequence ATGATAAAAAATGTTAAATATATTTTAGTTGGATTAATGGTTTTATTTTTAGCTGCCTGTGGGAATGAGGCTGAGGGCTCAGGAGATAAGTTGGCGCAACTTCAGGAAAAAGGGGTTGTGAAAATAGGTTTTGCAAATGAAATTCCTTATGCTTATGAAGAAAATGGTGAAATTAAAGGGGCAAACGTTGAAATTGCAAAAGCTGTATTTAAGGAGTTAGGAATCGAAAAATTTGATGCTAGTTTAAGTGACTTCAGTCAACTAATTCCAAGTATTCAAGCTAAGCAGTTCGATATAGTAACTGCTGGTATGGCGATAAAACCGGATAGATGTGAAAAAGTACTATTTAGTGAACCGGAAATGAAATATGGTGAAGGATTAATTGTAAACAAAGGAAACCCACTTAATTTGCAAAGTTATAAAGACATTGCAGCAAATCCGAAAGTTAAGGTAGTTGTAATGGAAGGGGCAACAGAAATAGGGTTCCTTCAGCAGGAAGGCGTAGATCCGAGCCAGATTCTAATTGTACCGGATATTTCAGCAACATTCTCCGCTTTATTATCTGGCCGTGCAGATGCTACAACTGGAACAGAAATGACAGTAAAGCTTGCTTGGAAATCATTGAATAATGATAAATTGGAATTTGTGGAGACATTTGAACAACCGGATGTTGAAGGTGTCCCAAGTTATGGTGGAAGCGTATTTAATCTTGCGGATGAAACTTTAAGAGATGCTTATAACGAAAAACTAGCTGAACTAAAGGAAAATGGAACAGTGGCAAAAATATTGGAAGATAACGGATTTAGCGAGATTAGTAACATGGCAGAAGACGTAACAACAGAACAAATTTGTAATCCATCATAA
- a CDS encoding sensor domain-containing diguanylate cyclase, with protein MISLKKYMKLKYLIVAVISLAFLLSAIVSTYSSYQGNVKFMEEQALENNRVYALKLSETIDQFIGDTNRVLRYSAAEIGEDFNNMEKLQQEVNRLYSQENTFSSVVVVDANANILVNAPQDLGLAGSKITSKEGLDVLKRRAAYITNPYMSPTGHELIVLSMPVYNKEGIFKGVVNGTIYLHDSDIFEMILGRHPYENGSYVYVVDTNGLIIYHPDKARLGENLSQNEVVKDLLEEKSGAKEIVNSLDQRMLAGYSSTERTRWGIVVQTPYDEAINAVGKQVSDVFTRGLPFLILSTIFVFILATRIVRPLQSMAEIAGNSAQEQEMNKLKDIRAWYFEVYKIREALIQSFSILHGQVNTLKKESSTDPLTKLLNRRTFDKMIHLWTEQQKPYTLVILDVDYFKKVNDSYGHTIGDEVLQFIAGKLKEVVGAEDLACRYGGEEFVLLLSEETVGNAYSRIEALREEISRLISPTGEEITFSAGIANYPLHGDQPKIILEKADAALYEAKKNGRNRVEVTNA; from the coding sequence ATGATTTCATTAAAAAAATATATGAAATTAAAATACTTAATCGTCGCGGTTATTTCCCTTGCCTTTTTACTTTCGGCTATTGTCAGTACGTATAGTAGCTATCAAGGAAATGTGAAATTTATGGAAGAACAGGCATTGGAAAATAACCGTGTATATGCTTTGAAATTATCTGAAACTATTGACCAATTTATCGGTGATACAAACCGGGTTCTGCGTTATAGTGCAGCAGAAATTGGTGAAGACTTTAATAATATGGAAAAGCTGCAACAAGAGGTTAACCGTCTTTATTCGCAGGAAAATACATTTAGTTCCGTCGTTGTTGTAGACGCAAATGCAAATATTTTAGTCAATGCACCGCAAGATCTTGGTCTGGCTGGTAGTAAGATAACATCAAAAGAAGGGCTTGATGTGCTGAAAAGGCGTGCGGCTTATATTACCAATCCTTATATGTCACCGACCGGTCATGAACTCATTGTTCTTTCCATGCCTGTCTATAATAAAGAAGGCATATTTAAAGGGGTTGTGAACGGTACGATCTATTTGCATGACTCGGACATTTTTGAAATGATTTTAGGTCGGCATCCTTATGAAAACGGTTCTTATGTATATGTAGTTGATACAAATGGATTAATCATTTATCATCCGGATAAAGCACGGCTAGGGGAAAACCTCTCCCAGAATGAGGTTGTAAAAGATCTGCTGGAGGAAAAGAGCGGAGCAAAGGAAATTGTCAACTCTCTTGATCAGCGAATGCTTGCCGGGTATAGCTCCACGGAAAGAACACGTTGGGGAATTGTAGTTCAGACACCATATGATGAAGCAATAAATGCTGTGGGAAAACAAGTATCGGATGTTTTTACGCGAGGTTTACCATTTCTTATTCTCTCAACTATTTTCGTTTTTATTCTTGCAACACGTATTGTCCGCCCACTTCAAAGTATGGCGGAAATAGCGGGGAACAGTGCACAGGAGCAGGAGATGAACAAGCTCAAAGACATTCGCGCATGGTATTTTGAAGTTTATAAAATCCGGGAAGCTCTTATTCAAAGCTTTTCAATTTTACATGGACAAGTCAATACACTTAAAAAAGAATCCTCAACAGATCCGTTAACAAAGCTGTTGAATCGCCGAACTTTCGATAAAATGATTCACTTATGGACCGAACAGCAAAAGCCATATACATTAGTAATTTTAGATGTGGATTACTTTAAAAAAGTCAATGATTCTTATGGTCACACTATAGGGGATGAGGTATTACAGTTTATAGCCGGTAAATTAAAAGAAGTTGTTGGTGCAGAAGATTTAGCTTGTCGTTATGGTGGGGAAGAATTTGTACTTCTGCTTTCCGAAGAGACGGTAGGTAACGCCTATAGCCGGATAGAAGCACTCCGGGAGGAAATTTCACGGCTTATTAGTCCAACGGGGGAAGAGATTACATTCTCAGCCGGAATCGCAAATTATCCGTTGCACGGGGATCAGCCAAAAATTATATTGGAAAAAGCGGACGCTGCATTATATGAAGCCAAAAAGAACGGGCGAAACCGTGTGGAAGTGACAAATGCATAA
- a CDS encoding M24 family metallopeptidase, with protein MPVFEVSEYQKRLQETKKRMIQQDIEVLIVTDPANMNYLTGYDGWSFYVHQCLIVLLDEKEPFWIGRGQDANGARVTTFLNDDHILPYADNYVQSLERHPMDFVCNFLMEIGKHKSTIGIEMDTYYFTAKCYKQLSFGMPQATFKDVTNLVNYVRLIKSDNEIEYIRKAAKIVDHAMNTGIEAIEEGVRECDVVAKIMHAQISGTVEFGGDYPAIMPLLPAGERTSTPHLTWTDNKYPSDIPVILELAGCYNRYHAPLSRTVYIGEPDPKVKYLADVVIEGLNTTLDAIKPGITCEEVEEVWRKTISKSGFEKESRIGYSMGLNYPPDWGEHTASLRQGDKTVLQPNMTFHCIPGIWLDKYGVELSESFRVTETGIEVFATVPRQLFVKNTTKIY; from the coding sequence ATGCCGGTATTTGAAGTTTCAGAGTATCAGAAACGTCTGCAAGAAACGAAAAAAAGAATGATTCAACAAGACATCGAAGTTTTAATCGTAACAGATCCAGCGAACATGAACTATTTAACTGGGTATGACGGGTGGTCGTTTTATGTACACCAATGTCTAATTGTACTGTTGGATGAAAAGGAGCCATTTTGGATCGGCAGAGGGCAGGATGCGAATGGGGCCAGAGTTACAACTTTCCTGAATGATGATCATATTTTGCCTTATGCTGACAATTACGTTCAATCATTAGAAAGACACCCTATGGATTTTGTTTGCAATTTCCTGATGGAAATAGGTAAACATAAATCGACTATCGGTATAGAAATGGATACGTATTATTTTACAGCAAAATGTTATAAACAATTATCTTTCGGAATGCCTCAAGCAACATTTAAAGATGTTACAAATTTAGTTAATTATGTACGGTTGATTAAATCGGATAATGAGATTGAATATATTAGAAAAGCTGCAAAAATTGTAGATCATGCGATGAATACAGGAATTGAAGCCATTGAAGAGGGAGTAAGAGAGTGTGATGTAGTGGCAAAAATCATGCATGCTCAAATTTCCGGTACGGTAGAGTTTGGTGGAGATTACCCGGCAATCATGCCTTTATTACCTGCAGGCGAAAGAACATCCACACCGCATTTAACTTGGACTGACAATAAATATCCGTCCGATATTCCAGTCATTTTAGAATTGGCAGGTTGCTATAATCGTTACCACGCACCTCTTTCAAGAACAGTCTACATCGGTGAACCAGATCCAAAAGTTAAATACTTGGCAGATGTTGTGATTGAAGGGTTAAATACGACATTGGATGCGATTAAACCAGGAATCACATGTGAAGAAGTGGAAGAGGTTTGGAGAAAAACCATTTCTAAGAGCGGTTTTGAAAAAGAATCACGTATAGGTTATTCTATGGGATTAAATTATCCTCCTGATTGGGGCGAGCACACAGCCAGCTTAAGACAAGGTGATAAAACAGTCCTGCAGCCAAACATGACATTCCATTGTATTCCGGGAATTTGGCTGGATAAATATGGAGTAGAGTTAAGTGAATCATTTAGAGTAACCGAGACAGGTATTGAAGTATTTGCTACAGTACCTAGACAATTATTTGTAAAGAATACCACTAAAATCTATTAA
- a CDS encoding pyridoxal-phosphate dependent enzyme, whose translation MNFGTDLLTETLELQDFYLARKRIEPYTQKTPLVYSKKLSQQLNANIYLKYEHFHESGSFKYRGALNSLNNLTEAQKQKGVITFSTGNHGYALALAAKKLNIRAIVCVSKNVPRAKTDRMVDLGTELEIYGNSQDEAEARCYELAKSEGFMIIPPFDHLDIIAGQGTTALEIIEDLPTTTDVIAGLSGGGLVSGIGAVMKKINPKIGVIGISMEHGAAMHESLKQGRPTIVDEPFSLADSLLGGIGDNNQYTFNFVKQYMDYSILISEEHIKMGMAYLYKEHKIAVEGAAAVGVGALLNNKVPVKEGANVVVIISGSNVDLDAHYEAVRAYLD comes from the coding sequence ATGAATTTCGGGACAGATTTACTTACAGAGACATTAGAACTACAAGACTTCTATCTAGCCAGAAAAAGAATTGAACCCTATACTCAAAAAACTCCTTTAGTATATTCGAAGAAGTTGTCACAACAATTAAACGCCAATATTTACTTGAAATATGAGCATTTTCATGAAAGTGGTTCATTTAAATACAGAGGTGCCCTTAATTCGCTGAACAATTTAACCGAAGCACAAAAGCAGAAAGGTGTGATTACCTTTTCTACCGGTAATCATGGATATGCTCTAGCATTAGCAGCCAAAAAGTTAAATATCCGTGCCATCGTCTGCGTATCTAAAAATGTTCCGCGGGCCAAAACGGATCGAATGGTAGATTTGGGAACGGAATTAGAAATTTACGGCAATAGCCAGGATGAAGCGGAGGCACGCTGCTATGAACTGGCGAAGAGTGAAGGTTTTATGATCATCCCCCCTTTTGACCATTTGGATATTATCGCGGGGCAAGGAACTACAGCTTTAGAGATAATAGAAGATCTTCCAACTACGACCGACGTCATTGCAGGTTTATCCGGTGGAGGTCTGGTCTCCGGAATAGGGGCTGTCATGAAAAAAATCAACCCTAAAATTGGTGTCATTGGTATATCCATGGAGCACGGTGCTGCAATGCATGAAAGCTTAAAACAGGGACGCCCGACAATCGTCGATGAACCATTTTCATTGGCAGACAGCTTATTAGGAGGAATTGGGGACAATAATCAATATACATTTAACTTTGTAAAACAATATATGGATTACAGTATTTTGATTTCCGAAGAACATATAAAAATGGGTATGGCCTATTTATATAAGGAACATAAAATTGCTGTTGAAGGGGCTGCGGCTGTAGGGGTCGGCGCACTGTTAAATAATAAAGTACCCGTTAAAGAAGGGGCAAACGTTGTTGTTATCATCAGTGGTTCCAACGTGGATTTAGATGCCCATTACGAGGCTGTCCGTGCTTATTTAGATTAA
- a CDS encoding aspartate ammonia-lyase → MKIRIEKDFLGTMEIPADQYYGIQTMRAIQNFPITGLTVDRELIRAMAIVKKSSAQANVKVGNLDKVIACAIIQAADEIILGQWHDQFVVDPIQGGAGTSLNMNTNEVIANRALEIIGYEKGNYAKVSPNSHVNMAQSTNDTFPTAIHISTVHLLIELLKVMEYMVSVFDLKAKEFDHVIKMGRTHLQDAVPIRLGQEFLAYAKVLRRDMKRISQSKEDLYAINLGATAIGTCLNADAAYIKSAVEFVAENTGLPFTQCENHVDGTQNTDIYTEVSSALKICMLNMSKICNDLRLMASGPKTGFAEILLPERQPGSSIMPGKVNPVMLEVINQIAFQVVGNDATISMASEAGQFELNVMEPVLVYNLLHSIRIMSNGFTAFTNYCLMDIKANETVLRDNVERSIGVVTAIAPYVGYEMASKLAREALITGESVRSLCLKQGLFTEAQIDIMLDPFRMTNLQAK, encoded by the coding sequence ATGAAAATTCGAATCGAAAAAGATTTTTTAGGAACAATGGAAATCCCTGCAGATCAATATTATGGAATTCAAACAATGCGCGCTATTCAAAACTTCCCGATTACCGGATTAACCGTTGACCGGGAATTGATTCGGGCTATGGCAATTGTCAAAAAATCCAGCGCACAGGCCAATGTAAAAGTAGGAAATTTAGATAAGGTCATTGCCTGTGCCATTATTCAAGCAGCTGATGAAATTATTTTGGGACAATGGCATGACCAATTCGTAGTAGATCCGATTCAAGGAGGAGCCGGCACCTCTTTAAATATGAATACTAATGAGGTAATCGCTAACCGGGCATTAGAAATTATAGGTTATGAAAAGGGCAACTATGCGAAAGTCAGCCCTAATTCCCATGTCAATATGGCCCAATCTACAAATGATACATTCCCTACCGCAATTCATATTTCAACTGTCCATTTATTAATCGAATTATTAAAAGTGATGGAATACATGGTTTCGGTTTTTGATTTAAAAGCAAAAGAATTTGATCACGTCATTAAAATGGGACGAACGCATTTACAGGATGCTGTTCCGATTCGTCTCGGGCAGGAATTCCTTGCTTATGCGAAAGTGCTGCGTCGAGATATGAAACGAATTTCCCAGTCAAAGGAAGACTTATATGCCATTAACTTAGGAGCAACTGCAATCGGCACTTGCCTAAATGCCGATGCCGCCTACATTAAATCAGCAGTAGAATTTGTAGCAGAAAATACTGGTCTCCCGTTCACTCAATGTGAAAATCATGTAGACGGGACGCAAAATACAGATATTTATACAGAAGTTTCAAGTGCACTGAAAATCTGTATGTTGAACATGTCGAAAATTTGTAATGACCTTCGTTTAATGGCATCCGGTCCGAAAACAGGATTTGCCGAAATTTTACTGCCTGAGCGTCAACCTGGTTCTTCCATAATGCCTGGTAAAGTAAACCCTGTCATGCTGGAAGTGATTAACCAGATTGCATTCCAAGTTGTCGGGAATGATGCAACGATTAGCATGGCTTCCGAAGCGGGACAATTCGAATTAAATGTTATGGAGCCTGTGCTAGTGTATAACTTACTACACTCAATCCGCATTATGTCGAACGGCTTCACAGCTTTCACAAACTACTGTCTAATGGACATTAAAGCAAATGAAACAGTATTACGTGATAATGTCGAACGCTCAATTGGGGTTGTTACAGCAATCGCTCCTTATGTAGGCTACGAAATGGCTTCTAAATTAGCAAGAGAAGCATTAATAACCGGTGAGTCAGTTCGATCCCTTTGTTTAAAACAAGGATTATTCACTGAAGCCCAAATCGATATTATGTTAGACCCTTTTAGGATGACGAATTTACAGGCAAAGTAA
- a CDS encoding amino acid ABC transporter permease, which yields MGPIFEILPQLLRGLSVTLSVLIAAVLIAYLVAFITGFAKLSKNKTVFRVTTAFVEFFRGTSLIVQLFWLYYAIPMLLGIQLGSNWWAGVIAIGLNYGAYMSEVVRTSILAIDKGQDEAGTALNFSKYKKMRYIILPQAIKMMIPDFGSYTIQIMKATPLVSLIGLRDILYYGDILRNTNLSLSPLIYLIILLIYFVIALPIIYITKKTEVLAKKGVAN from the coding sequence ATGGGCCCCATATTTGAAATACTACCACAACTCCTAAGGGGACTCAGTGTAACTCTTTCAGTGTTAATTGCTGCAGTTCTGATTGCATATTTAGTAGCGTTTATAACGGGTTTTGCAAAGCTTTCTAAAAATAAAACTGTTTTTAGAGTTACAACTGCATTTGTTGAATTTTTCCGTGGTACTTCCCTTATCGTCCAGTTATTTTGGCTGTATTATGCCATTCCGATGTTGCTTGGCATTCAGTTAGGTTCGAATTGGTGGGCTGGAGTCATTGCAATCGGATTAAACTATGGTGCTTACATGTCTGAGGTTGTGAGAACTTCCATATTAGCGATTGATAAAGGACAGGATGAGGCGGGAACTGCACTGAATTTTTCGAAGTATAAAAAAATGAGATATATTATTTTACCGCAGGCAATCAAAATGATGATTCCGGACTTTGGAAGCTATACGATTCAAATAATGAAAGCTACTCCGCTAGTATCGCTTATAGGCTTACGAGATATTTTATACTATGGTGACATCTTGAGAAATACCAATTTATCACTATCACCGTTAATCTATTTGATCATTCTGCTTATCTATTTTGTAATCGCATTACCAATTATATATATTACGAAAAAAACTGAGGTATTAGCGAAGAAAGGAGTTGCTAACTGA